A genomic segment from Thermoanaerobacterales bacterium encodes:
- a CDS encoding 4Fe-4S dicluster domain-containing protein, with protein sequence MSAANEQASRFDPGFAREFYALENGEYAKLCMQCGLCAVTCASREFMDLPPRKLFKLVQAGDKEAVLQSQTPWLCTSCMTCTVRCPRGIPIIDVMHGLKYFLIQQGSKAPVALMSKIFAENMLRRGRVFELALTNSFFLKAYGPVGAIPIALKMRSVGQPMLLKGRLPLKPPKKIKGLDQVHKIVKKATEVMKREGHQDGV encoded by the coding sequence ATGTCCGCCGCGAACGAGCAGGCGTCCAGGTTCGATCCCGGCTTCGCGCGTGAGTTCTACGCGCTCGAGAACGGGGAATACGCCAAGTTGTGCATGCAGTGCGGGTTGTGCGCCGTCACTTGCGCCTCGCGCGAGTTCATGGACCTCCCGCCGCGCAAACTGTTCAAGCTGGTCCAGGCCGGCGACAAGGAAGCCGTGCTACAGTCCCAGACGCCCTGGTTGTGCACCTCGTGCATGACCTGCACCGTACGCTGCCCGCGTGGTATTCCGATCATCGATGTAATGCATGGGCTTAAGTACTTCCTGATCCAGCAAGGGTCTAAAGCACCTGTGGCCCTGATGAGCAAGATCTTTGCCGAAAATATGCTCAGGCGCGGGCGCGTCTTCGAATTGGCGTTGACCAACAGCTTCTTCCTGAAGGCTTACGGTCCCGTGGGGGCCATCCCGATCGCCCTCAAGATGCGCAGTGTCGGCCAGCCGATGCTGCTCAAAGGACGTCTGCCGCTGAAGCCGCCGAAGAAGATCAAGGGGCTGGACCAGGTCCACAAGATCGTCAAGAAGGCGACCGAGGTTATGAAGAGGGAGGGACACCAGGATGGCGTATAG
- a CDS encoding CoB--CoM heterodisulfide reductase iron-sulfur subunit B family protein produces MAYSFYPGCSMEATGKAYLVSLEAVSHALGLELKEIPDWNCCGATVSANAIGDLPQLAMTARNLALAEPAGNDIVVGCSSCYLNMAWANEKFKTDARFRSQVSEALGAAGLKYEGGLRVRHLIDVLVNDIGLDNLKARTIKPLAGMKIACYSGCQTVRAIRRRDFDNVEYPVMLSRIVEALGATPVPFPAAARCCGGSQQFTRVELIHELTGYVLETAAKNGAEAIVTPCPMCHMNTDVYQAEINRVKGTNYYLPVFFLTQLIGLAFDLKPKDLGFSFNVVSPDKLFAKHNIKN; encoded by the coding sequence ATGGCGTATAGCTTTTATCCCGGCTGTTCAATGGAGGCTACGGGCAAGGCCTACCTGGTTTCTCTCGAGGCCGTCAGCCATGCTCTGGGACTTGAGCTGAAGGAGATCCCGGACTGGAACTGCTGCGGCGCCACTGTGTCGGCCAACGCCATCGGGGACCTGCCGCAGCTGGCCATGACGGCGCGTAACCTGGCCCTGGCCGAACCGGCCGGCAACGACATCGTTGTCGGCTGCAGTTCCTGCTACCTGAACATGGCGTGGGCGAACGAGAAGTTCAAGACCGACGCCAGGTTCCGTTCCCAGGTCAGCGAGGCCCTGGGCGCGGCCGGCCTCAAGTACGAGGGCGGCCTGCGCGTGCGCCACCTGATCGACGTCCTGGTAAACGACATCGGCCTGGATAATCTTAAGGCACGCACCATCAAGCCGCTGGCGGGCATGAAAATCGCCTGCTACTCCGGCTGCCAGACGGTCCGTGCCATCCGCCGGCGCGATTTTGACAACGTTGAGTACCCCGTCATGCTGAGCCGTATCGTCGAGGCCCTGGGCGCGACCCCCGTGCCGTTCCCGGCCGCGGCCCGGTGCTGTGGCGGCTCGCAGCAGTTCACCCGGGTGGAACTGATTCACGAGCTTACGGGCTACGTCCTCGAGACGGCGGCCAAGAACGGCGCCGAGGCGATCGTCACCCCATGCCCGATGTGCCACATGAACACCGATGTATATCAGGCGGAGATCAACAGGGTCAAAGGAACCAACTACTACTTACCCGTCTTCTTCCTTACACAGTTGATCGGCCTGGCCTTTGACCTTAAACCGAAGGATCTCGGTTTCAGCTTCAATGTCGTATCCC